TGTGACGGGAAGATCGCCTCGTTGACCCAGAGCCGGAGGGAAGCGCTTTGCGAATCGGCATCGTCGACCTGCTGGGGAAGGAGCCGCCGCGCAACGGCTACTCGCGCCTGATGCGCGCGAACAACACCAGCATCATGCCCCAGGTGGTGGGGGTGTGGTGCGAGGAGGAGGGGCACGAGGTCCACATCGCCTACTACTCGGGGCCCGAGCTGCTGGCGGGGGGGCTGCCGGAGAAGCTCGACCTGGTGTTCATCAACGCCTTCTCGCAGGCGGCGCTGCTCGCCTACGCCTTCAGCGCCATGTACCGCCACGCCGGCGTGCCCACCGTCCTCGGCGGGCCGCACGCGCGGTCGTACCCGGAAGACGCGCGGCAGTATTTCGACTACGTGGTGGGCTTCTGCGACCGCGACCTGGTCCGCGAGATCCTGGCCGACGCCGGGCCGCACGCGCCGGAGGGGCTGTACCTCTCCGCGAAGCAGCAGCCGGCCTCGCTCCCGGGGCTCCGCCAGCGGTGGCAGTTCCTGAAGCCGTCGATGGACCGCGCGCGGGTGTTGAAGCTGGTTCCGCTGCTGGGAAGCCTGGGGTGCCCGTACAAGTGCAGCTTCTGCATCGACGCCGTGGTCCCCTACCAGCCGCTGGAGTACGAAGGGCTGAAGGACGACCTGCGCTTCTTCCAGGAGCTGGACCTTCCCCGCTCCGTGGCGGTCTGGCACGACCCCAACTTCGGCATCCGCTTCGACGAGTACCTGGACGCCATCGAGGAGGTGGTGCCGCCGGGGCGCATCACCTTCGTGGCCGAGACGTCGCTGTCGCTGCTGAAGGAAGACAACCTCAAGCGGCTGAAGCGCAACGGCTTCAAGGCCATCGCCCCCGGCATCGAGTCGTGGTTCGACATCGGCGACAAGAGCCGGATGAAGCGGACCATGGGGATGGAGAAGGTGCGCGCCGTGGCCGAGCAGGCGAACCTGGTCAACTCGTACATCCCCTACACGCAGTGCAACCTGATCTTCGGGCTGGACGCCGACGACGGGGCGGAGCCGTTCGAGCTGACCAAGCGCTTCATCGACCTGGCTCCCGGCGTGTATCCGCACTTCGCGCTGCTGTCGGCGTTCGGGCGCAACGCGGTGCTGAACCTGGACTACCAGCGCGACGGGCGCGTCCTTCCCGTCCCCTTCCACTTCCTGGACCTGGTCCAGGCGATGAACGTGCGGCCGAAGAACTACACGTGGACCGAGTTCTACGACCACGTGATCGACGTCTTCGACTACTCGTTCTCGGCGCGGGCGCTGGCGCGGCGGTACTGGACCAACAAGCGCTCGTACATCGCCTGGGAGCAGCTTTTCCGTGGGCTGTCGTCGGAGCGCAGCAACCGGCTGGGATACCACCGGAAGATGCGGCGCTGGCTGGAGCAGCCCGAGGTCCGCGGCTTCTTCGAGGGCGAGACGCGCGACGTGCCCGCCGTGCTCACCGACCAGGTGCGCGAGCACCTGGGCCCGCTCTGGAAGTGGCTGCCGAAGAAGGCGCTGGCGCACGACCCCAACGCCTTCCTCCACTCCGGCTCGGCGCACCCGCTTCCCGTGCTGGTGTGATTTTCGGGGCCGCCCGCGGCTCCGGGCATCGCGGGATCTCACGCGGAGACGCGGAGGTGGCTCGGATGCTCCTCCGCGTCTCCGCGCGGGGCGTAGTTGCTGTGCGTTTCCGCGGTGGGTAGCTTGCACGGATGACCCTGATCGAGGATCTTCGTGCGAAGATCGCCGCCGGCGCCTTCGAGTTCTCCCAGCACGCAACGGATCAGGCCATCTCCCGGCACATCCGCGTGGAGGAGATTCGCGAAGCCTTCGCCGGCGGCGAGGTTATCGAGGACTATCCGGACGACAAGTACGGCCCGAGCTGCCTCGTCTTCGGGCTCACCGGGGCGGGGCGACCGCTGCACGTGCAGTGCAGCCATCCCTCGCGGCTGCTGGTGAAGCTGATCACCGTCTACGAGCCGGATCCGGAGCTCTGGATCGGCTTCCGAACGCGCAGGAGAAGCGGATGAACGCGAATCGCGAGGAGCGGATCGTCGAGCGGCTCGTTACCTACACGATCGAGATGGAAGGCGATCTCGTGGTGGTGGAGCATGTGCCGGCGCGGGTGAACGTGGAGACGGGCGAGCGCTTCTTCGCGCCGGCGACGGTAGAGCGGCTGCAGCAGATCGTGTGGGAGCGGCGCGCGCCGACCCGGACCATCCAGACGCCCGTCTTCGAGTTCGCGGCGTGATGCGGGGATTCGCTCTCCCGGCGAGCGTATTCGCCGCCGTGCTGCTCGCCGCCGCGTGCTCGTCCAGCCCCGGCACGGTGAGCGGGGATGCGTACATCGTGACGGAGTCGGGCGGGCAGGTGGGGTTCGGGGGGATGCCGATCCGCATCATCCCCGAGTCCGAGGCGATCGACACGCTGCTGGCGCAGGCCTGCCCGCGCCATCGCGGCCAGCCGGAGGCGCCGGACACGGCCGCGCAGACGCGCGCCTGGCAGCGGCGCGCGCAGATCCTGGGCGCGCGCGTGTCGCGGACGCTCGCCACCGACCGCGCGGCGCACTACGTCATCGACACCATCTCCCCCGGCCGGTACCGGCTGTGGGCCGACACCGCGTACGGCGGCACCCGCTGGACCTGGCTGGAGCCGGTGCGCATCGAGTCCGGCGACAGCATCCATCTCAACCTCAGCAACGCCAACCCGGACGAAAACCCCTTCCGCTGCCGCTACTGACACCGGATTCGGAGATCGATCGTGCAATCCGGAAGCGCACGTGCGACCTCGCCGATAGATCCTTCGGCCTGCAACCGTTCGCGCGAGGGAAATGACAGTGTGGCCGGCCTCAGGATGACGTCTCTCTGGTTGTTTGGAATGCACTGATTGCCAGATCCGGTACCCGAACCTGAAGTCCTGCTTCCACGCCGCCCCCGCCCGACGTCATCCTGAGGCCGGTCACACCGTTATCTACGACTGCATGGTAGGTTGCAGGCCGAAGGATCTATCGCCAGGGCAGCACGTGAACCGACGAGATGCACCGATTCTTCCGCCGGACCTCGTATGAGGCGAGCCACGGATGAATCTCCCGCCGCGGCTTGGCCGTAGGGGCGCCGTCGCTCCGCTCTCCCCATCCCCCGCATCACCCCGGAAGACCCCGATGAGCCCCCAGGAACTCGAAACGCTGGCGCCGCTGATCGGCTTCGCGATCTGCGCGTTCATCATCTCCATTCCCGTGGTCGCCTTCAGCGCGCGCTTCGCGGTGAAGCCGGTGGTCGACGCGCTGATCCGGCTGCGCGAGGCGCAGGGGAAGATGAACTCGTCCAACGAGATGCTGGTGCTGCAGGACCGCCGGCTGAGCCTGCTGGAAAGCGAGATGCAGCACATCGGCACCGCGCTGGAGCGCCTGGCCGAGGCGCAGGAGTTCCAGGCGCGGCTCGGCGCCCCGCTCTCCGTCGCGCTCCCCACCGCCAGGCCCGCGCCTGCCGGCGCCGCCCCGGAGTAGCTGAGGCGCGCCGCGCGGGACGGGCGTAACGTTCCGGCCGGCCACGGTGTCATCCATCCCGAGCGCGGGGACTTCCGGTCCGTTCCGGAAGCCCCCGCGTACGTTGCGCAAGGTCGAACGGGTCCGCCGGCGGAGTACCAGAACGTCCCGCCTGCGGAACCTCTCCAGCACCCGGTGTATTCGGGTCGCCCCATCCGCACCCATCCCCCAGGAGCCAGAAGTGCCTTACAGCCGGACCCCCTTCCGCGCCGCGCTCGCTGCCGCGGCGCTGCTCGTTCCGCTGGCCGCCGCCCCGGCCCGCGCGCAGACCGCGCTCATCCCGGACACCAACATGAACCCGGAGATGCTGCGCTTCCGCGCCGAGGCCATGCAGGACGCCACCGACGCGCTGAACACCTTCCGCAACGCCTGGGAGCGCGACGACGTGCGCGGGCTGATGCGGCTGTACCAGAAGGACGCGCTGCTGGTGCTTCCCGGCGCCACCGCGCCCACGCAGGGCACGCAGGCCATCGAGCAGGCGCTGCAGGCCAGCCTGCCGCGCGTCGGAAAGATCGAGCTGGGGGTGGTGGACGCGGTGGTGGACGACCACCTGATGTACATCTACCAGCGCTTCGTGGTGGAGCCGGGGACCGGCGCCGCGGCCGAGGGGATGGCGGGCACCGCCACGCTGGTGATGCAGCGCGAGGGAAGCCGCTGGCGCATCCGCGCGCAGATCTTCTCGCCCGAGGTGATGCAGTCCGCCGCGGCGCCCGTGCCCGCGCCGTCGGCGGCGACCGCGGACGGGGCGACGCACTGAGCCGTTGCCCCTCGGCCGAATCGTGAGCACCGCCGCCCGGCATCCGCGCCGGGCGGCGGTTCGCGTTCGGGGGGATGCGCATCCCCGCGCCGCGCTAGCGCCCCGGCTCGCGCGGGGATGAACGTCCGTCTATCTTCCCGTCTTCGCTTTCGTCCCACCTTCCGTCCCGAAATCATCATGCGCCTTCGCTCCATCCGCTCGATCTTCGCCGCCTCGCTCGCCGCGTCCGCGCTGGTCCCCGCGGCGGCGCGCGCGCAGAACAGCCGCGCCGAGCAGCTGCTGAGCGAACGTCCCCCGCCGCGCGAGGGGTGCGTCATCGAAACCCAGCCGCGCACCCTCCCCCCGCTGTCGCAGCTGGCCGACTCGGCCACGCTGGCCACCGACGTGGCGGCGTACGCGAAGGAGCACCCGATCACCGGCGACAAGCCGATGTTCGCGCTCTACTCCATCGGCTTCGACGCGCACGGCGTGGTGGAGCGCGTGACCGCGATCGAGTACCTTCTCCCGCGGGAGAAGGAAACCGAGCTGGCCGACCGGCTCCGCGCCTCGCTCCGGCAGCAGCGCGGGCCGCTGAACGTGCGGCTGCGCATCGAGCCGGGCGGCGCGGCGCCCTTCCGCGTAGGGCGCTCGGAGCGGTGCCCGCCGCGGTCGAACATGCGCTTCAGCCTGGTGGTGCCCGCGACCGCGCCGGCGGGAACGCCGCCCAGCATCGTGATGCGCACGGTGGTGGGGCCGGACGGCGGCGTGCTGGGTCAGCAGATGATCCGCCGCACCGGGAGCACCGAGCTGGACCTGTGGGTGGAGAACAGCCTGGGCCGCCGCCGCTACGCGCCGGGGCTGATCGACGGCCAGCCGGTGCAGATGGAAGTGGAGGAGACGGTCCGCATCCGCGCCCGTCCGTAGCCCGTCCCCAGCCCCGCCGGAGCCTCCGTGAGCACCGCATCCATCGACGTTCCGGAGGGCGAGGCCCGCACCGTGGAGCACCGCGGCTGCCGGCTGGCGTACACGGTGCGCGGCGCCGGGCCGCCGGTGCTGCTGGTGCAGGGCGTGGGCGTGCACGGCGCCGGGTGGACGCCGCAGGTGGACGCGCTCTCCGCTGGCTTCCGCTGCCTGTACTTCGACAACCGCGGGATGGGGATGAGCCAGCCCGCCGGCGCGCGGGTGACGGTGGAGCAGATGGCCGAGGACGCGCGCGTGGTGATGGACGCGGCGGGGATGGAGAGCGCGCACCTGATCGGGCATTCGCTCGGGGGGCTGGTCGCGCTTCACCTGGCGCTGGCCTCGCGCGAGCGGGCGCGCAGCCTGGCGCTGATGTGCGCCTTCGCGCGCGGGCGCGACGCGACGCGGCTGACGCCGTGGATGCTGTGGACCGGCCTCCGCTCGCGCGTCGGCACGCGGGCGATGCGGCGCGATGCCTTCCTGCGCATCGTGATGCCGCCCTCCGCGCTGGCGGGCGCCGACCGCGCGGCGCTGGCGCAGCGGCTGGCCCCGCTCTTCGGCCACGACCTGGCCGACCAGCCGCCGGTGGCGATGAAGCAGCTGGCCGCCATGCGCGCGTACGACGCCACGCCGCGGCTGGGCGAGCTGGCCGGCACGCCGGCGCTGGTGATGAGCGCCGAGCACGACCGCATCGCCCCGCCGTCCAGCGGCCGCGCCATCGCCGCGGGAATTCCGGGCGCGCGCTACGTGGAGTTCGCCGGCGCCTCGCACGGCCTTCCCATCCAGCGCGCGGACGAGGTGAACGCGCTGCTGCTGGAGCATCTTCGCGCGGCCGAGGGTGGGAGAGTAATTCCTGCCTGAAGTCTGCGCCCGAAGACCGCCGACCGTGCTCGCTCCTTCCGAAGCATGTCGGACAGCCGCAAGGTGCGCGTCGTCCGAGAGATTACAGGTGGATTCTCCTCCATCCGGAGTTCGCGCCCTTTTCGATGAGCGATCACAGCTGGGATGAGCCTCCTTTCTTGACGGATTATACGCCTAAGCACAAGCTAGACGGACGAGGGATGGGAAAGCACACAATGGAGAGGAGAAATTACCCCGTGAAAACGCCGTCAATGACAACACGCTCACCGATCGAAGACCTGCGAGAGTACGTGGATGCGTTTCGATCGTCATCGGACCGCTCGCGATTCACGCTGTACGTCATCATGGTCGCGAGCGTGCTGATTGGGGTTGCTACGTGGAACGCGCACTCGGCAGGGTGGCCGCGGCACCGCCTCGAGGCGTGGTACGGCAAGCCGCTGGCGTCGCAGCCGTTCATGGGTGGCGACACCGTGCAGATCAAGATCGCGCGAGAGGAGTACCTGAGACAGTTCGTGGGCAGGGGCGTGATGACGGCGTCGCCGATACCCGGGGTGTCGATGGATGTGAACGACGTGGGACTGATTGGGGGGGTTGCCCTGCTCCTGCTCACGTTGATACAGCTGTTTTGCCTGCTGCGCGAGCACGAAAATCTGCAGTTGGCGCTGTACAAGGTACGTCAGTTGTGCCGGGAAGACGGCGACGCGCACGGCCGTGGGGACAGCCGGGCCAACTTGCTGTACCATGCGCTTTCAATGAGCCAAGTGCTAAGCTCCCCTCCCACACTGGCACGATGGCGGCGGCGGGGTGTCCTGCGGCACTTTGGAATCATCTACCTCACCCCTGTCGCAGCCCAGGCGTGGGTGGTATGGAACAACTGGCAGACCCGGGCGATCGGCGCCCAATACGACGTGGATGTCGAAACCGGACTGCGCATCCAAGGTGCCTTTGCTCTCGCGATCCTCGTCCTCAGCATGCTTGCGCTGATCGTTTCGCGCGCAATGGCCAAACGGTGGGAGCGTGCGTTCTATCGGGTGAATCCGGGGCGGTGGGTAGCCCCGCAGCCGAGTTTGCTGACGTGGATGAAACTGGAGCGCCGCCGCTCGACATCGGTGAGCCAGTTGCGAACGCGAGTGACGACTTCGCTGGTGGACTCCCTTGTCGTCGCGGACCGCCGCGGGACGAGGACGGTACCGGTCGAAGGGATTCTCGAAGTGCAGAAAGAACGGATCCATAAACACGACCTGAAGGCCATGCTCGACCTCCTCTTCGCCGAGGGCGAGCGAGCTGCACGGGCCTGGTGCTCGGAACATGGTGGGGTGTACGTCTCACTGACCTCGTTCCACACTGATCGGAGCGAATATTGCCCCCGAGGCCGAGGCCCGATTCGAGCCGACTGGCACGTCCACGGAAAGTGGACGTTCATCTATCTCGTTGCAGGGCATGAGACGGAGGAGGGCTTATCCACCGACATTCCGTCTTCAGCAGGGGCATTACGGGAGCCCGGCCGAACACAAGTCCCTGTCTCAGCATAGCCGCCAAGCAGCCGAACCGGTGGCTCGCGCCGATCGATGCCGATCAGCGATCGATCGGTTCGGAGGCAGCATGGAGAACGAGATCGGGAAACGAACGTCGAATGCGATCACCCGGTAATTTTCCCGGTTCGCGTTTCGGCTACGGTCGCTCTGTCCTACTGTCCAGTTCTCTGTCCTTTTTTACCGCCTGAACCCTCGTCTGCTGTGCTTCAAGTGCTCGGCAGCGAGCGTGAACGGCTCGAAGGAATCGCGACACACCGTGCGGAGTCTCCCCGCAACTACAGGACGGACCGGAGGGCTCCGATGCCGGTGAGCTTCGACCAGGTGCGGGCGATGGCGATGGCGCTGCCCGAGGTGGAGGAGGGCACCTCGTACGGCACGCCCGCCTTCCGGGTGCGGAAGAAGTTCTTCGTCCGGCTGAAGGAAGACGGGGAAAGCATCGTGCTCCGCATCAACCTCTTCAAGCGCGACTACCTGATCGCGGCGGAGCCGGACGCCTTCTACGTCACCGACCACTACCGCGACTACCCGGCAGTGCTCGCGCGCCTCTCCGCGCTCACGCCGGAGCGTCTGCGCGGCCGCATCGAAGACTCGTGGCGGTTGATGGCGCCGAAGCGGCTCGCCGACGCGCACGACCGGCAGCCGCCCACCTGACCCATCTTCATCCCCAATCCACCAACGCTTTTCCGGATGCCCGACGAATCGCTCGCCCTGCTCACGGCCACGGAGATGGCCCGCCGCGTCCGCGCCCGCGAGGTGTCGCCGACCGAGGTGCTGGACGCCTGCCTGGCGCGCGTGGAGCGCCTGAACCCGGCCATCAACGCCGTCGTCACCCCCAACCCGCGCGCCCGCGACGAGGCGCGCGAGCTGGAGCGCCGCATCGCCGCCGGTGAGGACGTGGGGCTGCTGGCGGGCGTGCCGGTGGGGATCAAGGACGTGACGCAGGTGGGCGGCCTGCGCTGCACCTTCGGCTCGCCGCTCTTCAGCGACCACGTGCCGGAGGAGGACGCGCTGGTCGTGCGCCGCCTGCGCGCCGCGGGCGCCGTGATCCTGGGGAAGACGAACACGCCCGAGTTCGCGGCCGGCGGCAACACCTTCAACGAGGTTTTCGGGCGCACGCGCAACCCGTGGAACCCGGAGCGCAGCGCGGGCGGATCGACGGGCGGCGGCGCGGCCGGGCTGGCGACGGGGATGATCGCGCTGGCCGAGGGGACGGACCTGGGCGGCTCGCTGCGCATCCCCGCGTCGTTCTGCGGCGTGGTCGGCCTACGCCCATCCGTGGGCCTCGTCCCGACGGTCCCGAGCGACTTCATCTGGGACACGCTGCAGGTGACCGGGCCGATGGCGCGCACCGCGGCCGACGTCGCGCTGATGCTGCAGGCGGTCGCCGGGCCCACGCCCGAGGCGCCGCTCTCGCAGCCCGCCGCCGGACGCGACTTCGTGCGCGCGGTGCGCGAGGCGGATGCGCGCGGGGTGCGCATCGCCTACTGCCGCGACATCGCGGGGATCGGCATCGACGCGGGGGTGGAGCGGGTGTGCCGCGAGGCCGCCTTCGCGCTGGAGCAGGCCGGGGCCGCGGTGGAGGAGATCGGCCTCGACCTGTCCTACGGGCGCAAGGCGTTCCTGGCGCTGCGCGGGATGTGGTTCGTCTCCATGCTCCATCCCC
The Longimicrobium sp. DNA segment above includes these coding regions:
- a CDS encoding B12-binding domain-containing radical SAM protein — its product is MRIGIVDLLGKEPPRNGYSRLMRANNTSIMPQVVGVWCEEEGHEVHIAYYSGPELLAGGLPEKLDLVFINAFSQAALLAYAFSAMYRHAGVPTVLGGPHARSYPEDARQYFDYVVGFCDRDLVREILADAGPHAPEGLYLSAKQQPASLPGLRQRWQFLKPSMDRARVLKLVPLLGSLGCPYKCSFCIDAVVPYQPLEYEGLKDDLRFFQELDLPRSVAVWHDPNFGIRFDEYLDAIEEVVPPGRITFVAETSLSLLKEDNLKRLKRNGFKAIAPGIESWFDIGDKSRMKRTMGMEKVRAVAEQANLVNSYIPYTQCNLIFGLDADDGAEPFELTKRFIDLAPGVYPHFALLSAFGRNAVLNLDYQRDGRVLPVPFHFLDLVQAMNVRPKNYTWTEFYDHVIDVFDYSFSARALARRYWTNKRSYIAWEQLFRGLSSERSNRLGYHRKMRRWLEQPEVRGFFEGETRDVPAVLTDQVREHLGPLWKWLPKKALAHDPNAFLHSGSAHPLPVLV
- a CDS encoding DUF4258 domain-containing protein; protein product: MIEDLRAKIAAGAFEFSQHATDQAISRHIRVEEIREAFAGGEVIEDYPDDKYGPSCLVFGLTGAGRPLHVQCSHPSRLLVKLITVYEPDPELWIGFRTRRRSG
- a CDS encoding nuclear transport factor 2 family protein produces the protein MPYSRTPFRAALAAAALLVPLAAAPARAQTALIPDTNMNPEMLRFRAEAMQDATDALNTFRNAWERDDVRGLMRLYQKDALLVLPGATAPTQGTQAIEQALQASLPRVGKIELGVVDAVVDDHLMYIYQRFVVEPGTGAAAEGMAGTATLVMQREGSRWRIRAQIFSPEVMQSAAAPVPAPSAATADGATH
- a CDS encoding alpha/beta hydrolase, with the protein product MSTASIDVPEGEARTVEHRGCRLAYTVRGAGPPVLLVQGVGVHGAGWTPQVDALSAGFRCLYFDNRGMGMSQPAGARVTVEQMAEDARVVMDAAGMESAHLIGHSLGGLVALHLALASRERARSLALMCAFARGRDATRLTPWMLWTGLRSRVGTRAMRRDAFLRIVMPPSALAGADRAALAQRLAPLFGHDLADQPPVAMKQLAAMRAYDATPRLGELAGTPALVMSAEHDRIAPPSSGRAIAAGIPGARYVEFAGASHGLPIQRADEVNALLLEHLRAAEGGRVIPA
- a CDS encoding MmcQ/YjbR family DNA-binding protein, which produces MPVSFDQVRAMAMALPEVEEGTSYGTPAFRVRKKFFVRLKEDGESIVLRINLFKRDYLIAAEPDAFYVTDHYRDYPAVLARLSALTPERLRGRIEDSWRLMAPKRLADAHDRQPPT
- a CDS encoding amidase translates to MPDESLALLTATEMARRVRAREVSPTEVLDACLARVERLNPAINAVVTPNPRARDEARELERRIAAGEDVGLLAGVPVGIKDVTQVGGLRCTFGSPLFSDHVPEEDALVVRRLRAAGAVILGKTNTPEFAAGGNTFNEVFGRTRNPWNPERSAGGSTGGGAAGLATGMIALAEGTDLGGSLRIPASFCGVVGLRPSVGLVPTVPSDFIWDTLQVTGPMARTAADVALMLQAVAGPTPEAPLSQPAAGRDFVRAVREADARGVRIAYCRDIAGIGIDAGVERVCREAAFALEQAGAAVEEIGLDLSYGRKAFLALRGMWFVSMLHPHLDKLDRFGVNVANNLRAGLATSVEELGAAEQARKRMRARFAELFTRFDLLLTPTMAVPPFPVVENYPRTVGGREMETYVDWLAPTFVLSLTGLPVGSVPAGADGDGMPCGLQVVGAPFGEERVLALQAVMQQLRPMHLPIEP